From the genome of Carassius auratus strain Wakin chromosome 26, ASM336829v1, whole genome shotgun sequence, one region includes:
- the klhl2 gene encoding kelch-like protein 2 — MEIHPLCTKLCHHKAVELKDDVCEKQSAVTINPHHMRKAFRIMNELRSQSVLCDVTIIAEDVEIAAHRVVLAAGSPYFHAMFTGEMTESRQKKVRIKEIDGWTLGMLIDYVYTAEIQVTEENVQVLLPAAGLLQLQEVKKACCEFLITQLHPTNCLGIRAFADLHACTELLNLANTYAEQHFSEVVQSEEFLNLGMDQVCSLIASDKLTIPSEEKVFEAVIAWVTHDKDVRQEHMAHLMEHVRLPLLSREYLVQRVEEETLVKNSSACKDYLIEAMKYHLLPAEQRSMMKTIRTRVRTPISYPKVMMVVGGQAPKAIRSVECYDFEEERWFQVAELPSRRCRAGVVYMGGVVYAVGGFNGSLRVRTVDAYDPVKDEWCCVSSMQDRRSTLGSAVLNGLLYAVGGFDGSTGLATVEAYNAKANEWFHVSPMNTRRSSVGVGVVGGLLYAVGGYDGATRQCLSTVEAYNPNTNEWSYTAEMGTRRSGAGVGVLKGLLYAVGGHDGPLVRKSCEVYDPATNTWKQVADMNMCRRNAGVCAVNNLLYVIGGDDGSCNLASVEFYNPITDKWTLLPTCMSTGRSYAGVTVIEKPL; from the exons ATGGAGATTCATCCACT atgcacTAAGCTTTGTCATCATAAAGCTGTGGAGCTGAAGGATGATGTGTGTGAGAAACAGAGTGCGGTCACCATCAATCCACATCACATGAGGAAAGCTTTCAGGATCATGAATGAGCTCCGCAG TCAGAGTGTGCTGTGTGATGTCACCATCATTGCGGAGGATGTGGAGATAGCTGCTCATCGAGTCGTCTTAGCTGCGGGGTCTCCGTACTTCCACGCTATGTTTACAG GAGAGATGACTGAGAGCCGTCAGAAGAAGGTTCGAATTAAAGAGATTGACGGCTGGACTCTGGGAATGCTGATCGACTATGTTTACACCGCTGAGATCCAAGTAACAGAGGAGAATGTGCAG gtgctcTTGCCTGCCGCTGGTCTGCTGCAGTTACAGGAAGTTAAAAAGGCCTGCTGCGAGTTTCTCATAACTCAACTTCATCCAACCAACTGCCTCGGTATCCGCGCCTTCGCCGATTTGCACGCCTGCACAGAGCTGCTCAATCTCGCCAACACGTACGCAG AGCAACACTTCTCAGAGGTCGTGCAGAGTGAAGAGTTTCTCAATCTGGGCATGGACCAAGTGTGCAGCCTCATAGCAAGCGACAAACTGACCATCCCGTCAGAAGAAAAG GTGTTTGAAGCGGTTATAGCTTGGGTCACGCATGATAAAGATGTGCGTCAGGAACACATGGCTCATCTGATGGAACATGTGCGCTTGCCTCTTCTTTCCAGAGAATACCTCGTACag agggtGGAGGAGGAAACTTTAGTGAAGAACAGCAGTGCCTGTAAAGACTACCTAATTGAAGCCATGAAGTACCACCTGCTGCCGGCCGAGCAGCGCTCCATGATGAAGACCATCCGCACCAGAGTGAGAACACCCATCAGCTACCCAAAG gtgatgatggtggtggggGGACAGGCCCCTAAAGCCATCCGCAGTGTGGAGTGCTATGATTTCGAGGAGGAGAGATGGTTCCAAGTAGCAGAATTACCCTCCAGACGATGTCGAGCAG GTGTGGTGTACATGGGTGGTGTTGTGTATGCTGTCGGGGGTTTTAACGGGTCATTACGAGTGAGGACGGTGGATGCATATGACCCAGTAAAAGACGAGTGGTGTTGTGTCAGCAGCATGCAGGACCGGAGGTCAACTCTAGGCTCCGCTGTCCTCAACGGACTGCTTTATGCTGTTGGAGGCTTTGATGGCAGCACAG GTTTAGCTACTGTAGAGGCATATAACGCTAAGGCCAATGAGTGGTTCCACGTGAGTCCCATGAACACGCGACGTAGCAGTGTTGGAGTTGGCGTTGTTGGAG gtctGCTTTATGCAGTCGGAGGGTATGACGGAGCAACTCGTCAGTGTTTGAGTACAGTTGAGGCCTATAACCCAAACACCAATGAATGGTCTTATACAGCAGAGATGGGAACCCGCCGCAGTGgtgcag GGGTAGGTGTTTTAAAAGGTCTGCTGTATGCAGTAGGGGGGCACGACGGCCCCCTGGTTAGAAAGAGCTGCGAGGTTTATGACCCTGCCACTAACACGTGGAAACAGGTGGCTGATATGAATATGTGCCGAAGGAACGCAG gtgtgtgtgcTGTAAATAACCTGCTATATGTGATTGGTGGAGATGATGGCTCGTGCAACCTGGCTTCAGTGGAGTTCTACAATCCGATCACTGATAAATGGACTCTACTGCCCACCTGCATGAGCACAGGACGCAGCTACGCAG GTGTGACTGTGATTGAGAAGCCTCTCTGA